In one Curtobacterium citreum genomic region, the following are encoded:
- a CDS encoding CBM35 domain-containing protein has product MPRPVTPGRRRAPGFAAAVSVAALTALGLVGIAPTASAATVDHLGVAFGSSTGAVRGGAGGTLYGLGDLGNPTQALVDGAHVTNTSQKPPGGAQHPTGDALRVEPSFFAGAGKDEYVYMQDHYPDFPYNGGNRPGDANNDGVWDYLPIVKQEAETIATQSAHPKQYVFIPFNEPDLDWYTNWTNDKSQFLSDWSAVYTTIQQVWTAHGLGHAKIGAMGDSSFHADRTTDFLTYAKAQNQLPDVTIWHELNPGSLANFRTNMSTYRGILSNLGLSAIPVNITEYGNPRDMGVPGQLVQWISMFEDQKVDAQTAYWNYAGNLNDNSSRTNSANGGWWLYKWYGDLTGTTATVTPPQPNTTDTLQGVASIDTTAKKATVLLGGGTNDVSVDLTGLSSSVFGSSVDVTVRADRLNGKEGLSQQPPVIVSQRATVSNGTLSVTVPNSDRYAAYQVEVTPARANRPAVDTSAVSTVEAENTTLTDATVYTQDPSSVNGMASGGKDVGAFDKADSAATWTVNAPTAGTYRLTVLGGANGQPGQHALFVDDTFNQLVKYSADQSWTYRGTTSVLVQLAAGSHTFSLRASKDGTNVLPGADITLDRFTVQNVTIGDTDTYPAVDARLAGSATMTYGSSTSAANGGATLSGSGSATFFVSTLESGYQDVSVDSVTTGASALTLSVGGRNVSLGSVSGAGSWRTTVRLWLPQGISELRVGAPNGATVTGITTVRGSTQRAADTATANAVRVQGESLTLAGSARAVQIPASAGSNGDADANGVVTKLGYLGNGAGNTATLTRPSSLGAGAYVLTVSAANADQSSNLNYNPQVVNRFLDVTEAGGATTRGTFRNGYSWNSFWDTSIPLDLTTASGSLTLGNAGAYAPDVDVVTLAKLTAGSATTVAR; this is encoded by the coding sequence GTGCCACGTCCTGTCACTCCCGGTCGCCGTCGCGCGCCCGGGTTCGCCGCGGCCGTCTCGGTCGCCGCCCTCACCGCCCTCGGACTCGTCGGGATCGCACCCACGGCGTCCGCTGCCACCGTCGACCACCTCGGCGTCGCGTTCGGATCGTCCACCGGAGCCGTCCGCGGTGGAGCCGGCGGCACGCTCTACGGTCTCGGCGACCTGGGCAACCCGACCCAGGCGCTCGTCGACGGAGCGCACGTCACGAACACGTCGCAGAAGCCGCCGGGAGGCGCACAGCACCCGACCGGCGACGCGCTCCGTGTCGAACCGTCGTTCTTCGCCGGCGCTGGGAAGGACGAGTACGTCTACATGCAGGACCATTACCCGGACTTCCCCTACAACGGCGGCAACCGCCCCGGCGACGCGAACAACGACGGCGTGTGGGACTACCTGCCGATCGTCAAGCAGGAAGCCGAGACGATCGCCACGCAGTCGGCGCACCCGAAGCAGTACGTCTTCATCCCGTTCAACGAGCCCGACCTGGACTGGTACACGAACTGGACGAACGACAAGTCGCAGTTCCTGTCCGACTGGTCCGCCGTGTACACGACCATCCAGCAGGTCTGGACGGCGCACGGACTCGGCCACGCGAAGATCGGCGCGATGGGTGACTCGTCGTTCCACGCGGACCGCACGACCGACTTCCTGACCTACGCCAAGGCGCAGAACCAGCTGCCGGACGTCACGATCTGGCACGAGCTGAACCCCGGCAGCCTCGCGAACTTCCGGACGAACATGTCGACGTACCGCGGCATCCTGTCGAACCTCGGCCTGTCGGCGATCCCGGTGAACATCACGGAGTACGGCAACCCGCGCGACATGGGCGTGCCCGGACAGCTCGTCCAGTGGATCTCGATGTTCGAGGACCAGAAGGTCGACGCCCAGACCGCGTACTGGAACTACGCCGGCAACCTCAACGACAACTCCTCCCGCACGAACAGCGCGAACGGCGGCTGGTGGCTGTACAAGTGGTACGGCGACCTGACCGGCACGACCGCGACCGTCACCCCGCCGCAGCCGAACACGACCGACACGCTGCAGGGTGTGGCGTCGATCGACACGACCGCGAAGAAGGCCACGGTCCTGCTCGGAGGCGGAACGAACGACGTCTCGGTCGACCTGACCGGCCTGTCGAGCAGCGTCTTCGGCAGCTCCGTCGACGTCACGGTGCGCGCGGACCGGCTCAACGGCAAGGAGGGGCTCTCCCAGCAGCCGCCCGTCATCGTCTCGCAGCGCGCGACCGTGTCGAACGGCACGCTCAGCGTCACGGTCCCGAACAGTGACCGTTACGCCGCCTACCAGGTCGAGGTCACCCCGGCGCGGGCCAACCGTCCCGCGGTCGACACCTCAGCGGTCAGCACCGTCGAGGCCGAGAACACCACCCTGACCGACGCGACGGTGTACACGCAGGACCCGTCGTCAGTGAACGGCATGGCCTCCGGCGGGAAGGACGTCGGGGCGTTCGACAAGGCCGACAGCGCCGCGACCTGGACGGTGAACGCTCCGACCGCCGGGACCTACCGACTGACCGTGCTCGGCGGCGCGAACGGACAGCCCGGTCAGCACGCGCTGTTCGTCGACGACACGTTCAACCAGCTCGTGAAGTACTCGGCCGACCAGAGCTGGACGTACCGGGGCACCACCTCGGTGCTCGTGCAGCTCGCAGCCGGGTCGCACACGTTCTCGCTCCGGGCGAGCAAGGACGGCACGAACGTCCTGCCCGGTGCCGACATCACGCTCGACCGCTTCACGGTGCAGAACGTCACGATCGGCGACACCGACACCTACCCCGCGGTCGATGCCCGGCTCGCCGGCTCGGCGACGATGACCTACGGGTCGAGCACGTCGGCGGCCAACGGCGGCGCCACCCTGTCCGGCTCCGGCTCGGCGACGTTCTTCGTCTCCACGCTCGAGTCCGGCTACCAGGACGTCAGCGTCGACTCCGTGACCACCGGCGCTTCGGCGCTGACCCTGTCGGTCGGCGGCCGCAACGTGTCCCTCGGCTCGGTCAGCGGTGCGGGCTCCTGGCGCACCACCGTCCGGCTCTGGCTGCCGCAGGGCATCTCGGAGCTGCGGGTCGGGGCGCCGAACGGGGCGACGGTCACCGGCATCACGACCGTCCGCGGGTCGACGCAGCGCGCCGCCGACACCGCCACCGCCAACGCGGTGCGCGTGCAGGGTGAGTCCCTGACGCTCGCCGGGTCCGCCCGTGCCGTCCAGATCCCGGCATCGGCCGGCTCGAACGGCGACGCGGACGCGAACGGGGTCGTCACGAAGCTCGGGTACCTGGGCAACGGCGCAGGCAACACCGCGACCCTGACCCGTCCGTCGTCCCTCGGCGCCGGGGCGTACGTCCTGACCGTGTCGGCGGCGAACGCCGACCAGTCGTCGAACCTCAACTACAACCCGCAGGTCGTCAACCGGTTCCTCGACGTCACGGAGGCCGGCGGTGCGACCACGCGCGGCACGTTCCGCAACGGGTACTCGTGGAACAGCTTCTGGGACACGAGCATCCCGCTCGACCTGACCACGGCGAGCGGATCCCTCACGCTCGGCAACGCCGGCGCCTACGCACCGGACGTCGACGTGGTCACGCTGGCGAAGCTGACCGCGGGGAGCGCGACCACGGTCGCGCGGTGA